One region of Vidua chalybeata isolate OUT-0048 chromosome 26, bVidCha1 merged haplotype, whole genome shotgun sequence genomic DNA includes:
- the VPS25 gene encoding vacuolar protein-sorting-associated protein 25, whose amino-acid sequence MSFAWPWQYSFPPFFTLQPNGETRQKQLSAWCALALAYSQQHRLPAMTVREAQDIPLFANHRLQRKLPLESIQVVLEELRKNGNLEWLDKNKTSFLIMWKRPEEWGKLIYQWVSKNGLTNSVFTLYELVSGDDTENEEFHGLDEATLLRALQALQQEHKAEIITLDDGRGVKFF is encoded by the exons atgAGCTTCGCGTGGCCCTGGCAGTACAGCTTTCCTCCCTTCTTCAC GCTGCAGCCCAACGGCGAGACGCGGCAGAAGCAGCTGTCGGCCTGGTGCGCGCTGGCGCTCGCGTACAGCCAGCAGCACCGGCTGCCCGCCATGACGGTACGGGAGGCTCAGGACATCCCGCTCTTCGCCAACCACCGCCTCCAGC GGAAGCTGCCGCTGGAATCCATCCAggtggtgctggaggagctccGCAAGAACG GGAACCTGGAATGGTTAGATAagaacaaaaccagctttcTGATCATGTGGAAGAGACCGGAAGAGTGGGGAAAGCTCATCTATCAATGG GTGTCCAAGAATGGCCTGACCAACTCTGTGTTCACGCTGTACGAACTGGTCAGCGGAGATGATACAGAGAATGAAG AGTTTCACGGCCTGGATGAGGCTACGCTGCTCCGTGCCCTGCAAGCCttgcagcaggagcacaaggCTGAGATTATCACGCTGGATGACGGCCGAGGCGTCAAGTTCTTCTGA